Below is a window of Cytophaga hutchinsonii ATCC 33406 DNA.
CCGAATCCGGATAAAGTATTGAAACACGGCTCAAGCGGTAAGATCCGTTTGAAAAGATCGGTGCAGAATGCGCTGGTGATTCCGCAGAAATCGACCTTTGAAATTCAGGACCGCATGTTTGTTTATGTAGTAAATCACGACAACGTTGTTGAGATGCGCGGCATACAGCCTAAATTGCGCATCCCGCATTTATATATTTTAGAATCGGGTATTACCGCGAATGATAAATTTATATACGAAGGCATTCAGGATGTAAGAGAAGGAGAAGAAATTGCGCCGGAGTTTGTTTCGCTCAAAGCAATTATCGCTCAGTTTGAAGCACACTAATTAACGTGCATGATTTATGAATCATATTCATTTTACCTCTTACTGATTTTATATGTTTAGTATATTTATTAACAGACCCGTTTTATCGATTGTAATATCGCTCATTATCGTTTTTTTAGGCGTGTTGTCGCTGGTACAATTGCCCGTTACCCAATATCCGGATATTGCACCGCCGGTAGTAGCTGTAACCACAAAGTATACAGGCGCAAGTGCTGAAGTATGCGCCAAAGCTGTTGTAACACCGCTGGAACGTGCCATCAACGGGGTGGCCGGCATGTCGTATATGACATCCGTTTCCGGTAACGACGGTACCAGTATTATACAGGTTTATTTTCAGGCCGGTGTTGATCCCGATCTGGCTTCGGTGAACGTGCAGAACCGTGTGACTGCCGTGCTCGAAGAAATGCCGGAAGAGGTTATCAAATCCGGTATCATCATTGAAAAGGAAGTCAACAGTATGCTGATGTACTTAAATATTTTAAGCTCAGATTCTACCATCGATGAAAAATTCCTCTATAATTTTGCCGATATAAATATTCTTGCGGAATTAAAACGGATCAATGGTGTGGGCTTTGCAGACATCATGGGGCAGCGGGAATATTCCATGCGTATCTGGCTGCGTCCGGATCGTATGACCGTGTATGATGTTTCAGCTGCTGATGTAATCCATTCACTGCGTGAACAGAACGTTGAAGCAGCACCGGGTAAAATAGGCGAAAGCTCCGGCCGCAAATCCCAATCACTGCAGTATGTAATACGGTATACCGGTAAGTTTACAAAAAAAGAACAGTATGAAAATATTGCGATCAAAGCCAGTGCCAACGGGCAGATTCTGCGTCTGAAAGATATTGCCGAGATTGAATTCGGCTCGCTGGATTACGACGTATTATCAAAAGAAAACGGCCGGCCTTCTGCCGCTATTATATTGAAACAGCGGCCGGGTTCCAATGCCAGTGAAGTGATTGAAAACATAAAATCCAAGATGGCAGAACTGAAAGCCACAAGCTTTCCGCCGGGCATGGAATATACCATCAGTTACGATGTATCGCGCTTTCTGGATGCTTCTATTCATGAGGTAATCAAGACGCTGATCGAAGCCTTTATTTTAGTTGCCATTGTAGTATTTATTTTCTTACAGGATTTTCGCTCTACCATTATTCCGATTATTGCCGTACCTGTTTCGCTGATCGGTACGTTCTTCTTTATGGATATGCTTGGTTTCTCCATCAACCTGCTTACCTTATTTGCCCTGGTATTGGCAATTGGTATTGTGGTAGATGACGCCATTGTGGTAGTTGAAGCTGTGCACGTAAAAATGGAAAAGTTTCATATGAATGCGCGTGAAGCTACACATGCATCTATGAAAGAGATCAGCGGTGCCATTATCGCAATCACCCTGGTTATGTCCGCCGTGTTTATCCCCGTAGCTTTTATGACTGGTCCCGTGGGTGTATTCTATCGCCAGTTCTCCATAACTATGGCCATTGCTATTGTAATCTCCGGGGTGAACGCGTTAACATTAACGCCGGCCTTGAGTGCCTTGTTATTAAAGTCTCACCACGGACAGAAAAAGAAAAACAATATTCTAACCAAGTCCTTTTACATTTTCAACAAAGGTTTTTATAACGTAACCTTCAAATACCAGCATTTACTTACACTGGTGGTAAACAGAAAGATTGTGACTTTCGGTCTGCTGTTATTTTTCCTTATTGGTATTAAAGGATTAAGTGTTGTATTGCCAACCGGCTTTATTCCTACGGAAGATCAGGGTACCATCTATGCAAGTGTAACGACACCATCCGGCGCTACGCTGGAGCGTACCGAATCGGTAGTGGATGCCATTGACCGCATTACCAGAGGCCTTGATGGAGTAGAATCTGTTTCGACTATGGCAGGATTTAACGTGATGACAGATGGTTCGGGTGCTACCTTCGGTATGGCCATGGTAAACCTGAAACCCTGGGAAGAACGTAAATCATCGGTTGATGAAATCATCGATTCGTTAACCATAAAAACAAAATACCTGAAGGATGCGTCGATCCAATTCTTTCCGCCGCCCGCTGTACCGGGTTATGGGAATGCCAGCGGTTTTGAATTCCGGATCCAGGACCGTTCCGGTACGGGGGATCTGCAGAAGTTGCAGCAGGTAACAGATAAATTTATTACAGAACTGAATAAGTGTAAACAGATTGATGAAGCGTTTACCAGTTTTGATGCAAGCTTCCCGCAATACCTGGTTAAAATTGATTATGATAAAGCGGCGCAGAAAGATGTAACGGTAAACAATGCCATGGATAACCTTCAATCGCTGATCGGAAGTTATTACGCAACAAACTTTATCCGTTTCGGACAGATGTATAAAGTAATGGTGCAGGCGCTTCCGAAGTACAGAGCGCAGCCGCAGGATATTTTGAAACTGTATGTGAAAAATAATAAAGGAGAAATGGTTCCGTATTCTGCATTCATTACCGTTGAACGTATTTATGGTCCGGAACAGTTAACGCGTCATAATATGTTTACTGCAGCTATGATAAACGGCGAGCCTGCTCCCGGCTACAGCAGCGGTGAAGCCATTGTTGCGATTAATGAAACAGCAGAAAAATTCCTGCCCAAAGGATATACCTTTGAATGGTCGGGCATGACGCGCGATGAGATTCTTTCCGGCAATCAGGTAACCGTTATCTTTATCGTCTGCCTGATTTTTGTGTATCTGATTCTTGCCGCACAATACGAAAGTTTTATTCTTCCCTTTGCCGTTATTCTGTCTTTGCCAACAGGTATTTTCGGCGCCTATTTATTGTTGTACCTGTTAGGCCTGCAGAATAATATTTATGCCCAGGTAGCACTGGTAATGCTTATTGGTTTGCTGGGTAAAAATGCCATTCTGATTATTGAGTTTGCCTTATTAAAACAGAAGGAAGGAAAAACACCCTACGAAGCCGCGATTGAAGGTGCAGCTGCCCGTTTCAGGCCAATCTTAATGACATCGTTTGCATTTGTTGCCGGTTTGATCCCGCTGATGATTGCAAGCGGCGCAGGGGCAATCGGTAACCGTACCATCGGTACAGCCGGTGCCGGCGGGATGTTCATTGGCACCATCCTGGGCCTGGTTATTATTCCGGGACTTTATGTAGTTTTTGCAACACTGGATCAGCGTTTTTCTACCAAAAAAGATCAGCAACTTAATTTAAATGTTTAAGAAAAAATGAAACGTTTAAACCTATTCATATATCTTGTTTTAGCAGGCTTGCTGTACACAAACTGTGTCAGTACAAAACAAACCCCACAGGCAGCAATGGCACCGCTTCCTTCAACATTTGCCGTTATCCCGGATTCGCTGAAGATGGCATCGGCAGGAGATTCAACAGCTGCAAAACAGAAAGAGGACTCGTCTACGGTAGCAGCTATAAACTGGAGAGAATACTTTAAAGATTCCACCCTGATAGGATTAATCGATACGGCACTGAAGAATAACCTGGATATTCAGGTGGCGTATCAGCGCATCCTGGTTGCGCGTGCCAACGTGAAGCGTACAAAAGGTGCTTCTGCTCCCTTTATATCCGGGGCTGTTTCGGCCGGACAACAGAACTATGGGGATTATACGCAGGAAGGTGTCGGTAATTACGATACCAACTTTTCACCGAATGTTACCGATGAGCAGCACATGTCGCCGGATTTAAGAGACCTGTATCTACGGTTGGAAACATCCTGGGAAGTGGATGCATGGGGTAAACTCAAAAACAAGCGCCGGGCAGCGAAAGCCAAATACCTCGCTTCGGTAGAAGGCAAGAACTGGGTGGTTACCAATATGATCGCAGAAATCGCAACAACGTTTTACGAATTGCTTGCGCTGGATTATGAACTATCCATCATTAACGAAACCATTATTTTACAGACAAATCAGTTATCAATTGTTGAAACACAGAAAGAAGCAGGCAGAGCCAATGAATTAGCTGTTAAGCAATTTGAGGCTCAGGTACTGCATTCAAAAGGGTTACAGATTGAAATCAGTCAGCGGATCGTTGAAGCGGAAAACAGGATCAATTATTTATTGGGAAGATTTCCGCAGCCGATAGAGCGGGATGTAAACCATTTCATCCTTACATCTCCGCAGCAGATAAGCGTTGGTATTCCTTCAAATTTATTAAGCAACAGGCCGGACATTAAACAGGCAGAGTATGAACTGAAAGCTTCAAAGGCAAATGTTAAAGCCGCTAAAGCTGCCTTCTATCCATCGTTGACAATTACCGGTGCATTAGGCTTCCGTTCGTTTAACCCAAATTATTTTATAACACCGCAGGCACTTGTAAATAATATTTTTGGCGGATTAGTTGCCCCCTTAGTAAATCAAAGTGCGATCAAGGCTTCATTCAGAACTGCAAAGGCGGAACAGGTAGAAGCAATGTACAACTACCAGAAAGCAATTCTGAACGGATATATCGAAGTGTATAATCAGATGGTATACATCAATAACCTGAACCGGATTTATGATTTAAAGGATCAGGAAGTTGCTGTATTGACAACATCCATAGAAACAGCTTCGGAATTGTTCCTTACCGGCCGTGCTACATATCTGGAAATTATTATTACACGTTCAGCAGCCTTGCAATCACGACTGGAGCTGATCAATATTAAGAAGAGACAGTTTAATTCTGTCGTGAATATATATAAAGCATTGGGTGGCGGCTGGAAATAATACGCTTTTTTAATACAGGCCATATAGTATAATTAAAACAGCCGGATAAAAAAAACCGGCTGTTTTTTTATTTCACTACTTTATCGTAATATTGCAATATAACGATAAAGTAGTGGGAGCATCTAAAACTGAAAATTTTACTGCCAGGCAGAATATGCTTGCTAATATGGCTAAAGCACTCGGGCATCCGGCGCGCATAGCTATTATTGAATATCTGTTAAAAGTGAATACCTGTATCTGCGGTGATATTGTAAATGAGCTTCCGCTGGCGCAGGCTACTGTTTCGCAGCATCTGAAAGAATTAAAAAATGCAGGGATAATAAAAGGTTCTATTGAAGGAACCGCTATCTGTTATTGCGTTGATGAAAAAGCGCTTAAGGTGTTACAGACCTTTTTTATAAATATATCCATTAAGCTGCAAAAGAAAAATAATTCCTGTTGCTAACCCTATCTGAATGATGAAATTATCTGAAATTAAAAAACATTTGAAAAACATGACATCCGTTTCTTTTGAATTAGAAGATGGTATGCGTGTGCCGGAACATTTTCACATTACTGAAGTGGGTGTTAGTACGAAAGATTTTATTGATTGCGGCGGAACAGTACGGCATGAAAAGGCTGTGAACTTTCAGCTGTGGCAGGCAACTGACTTTGAGCACCGCCTGCTTCCGGATAAACTGCTGGACATTATAACACTTTCCGAAAAGGTATTGGGAATAGAAGATTTAGATGTTGAGGTGGAGTATCAATTGAATACCATTGGTAAATATGGTATAGCGGTTAATGGGAACAAATTTATTCTTACCTCTAAGCATACTGCTTGCCTGGCAGGGAACGTATGCGGTATTCCTGAAGATAAGCAGAATATACCATCAGCAGCAGTAAATACGGTTTCAAAAGGCTCATGCACGCCCGGCGGCGGTTGCTGTTAAATAGAATTTAATATTATGTATGTATCCATCGGTTAAATCATTTTGTGAATCAATAATAAAAGACTTTGTTTATATTCCTGATGAACGCAAAGTCATATTAACAAAAATATCTTCGTATGTAAAAAATCAACTAACGGATAAAAAATCTGTACGGTTAATCTATATATGCACACATAATTCAAGGCGAAGTCATTTAGGACAGGTTTGGGCCGCAGTTGCGGCCAGATATTATAACGTGAAAAATGTGCATATTTTTTCCGGTGGTACTGAGGTAACCGCCTTCAATTCTAATGCAATTAATGCGTTAAAGCGTTTGGGATTTCAGATTGAAAAATTATCTTCCGGAAACAATCCACTGTATCAGGTGTCGTATTCCGGGGAAGAATATGTAAACTGCTTTTCAAAAGTATATGCTGATGCAGGCAATCCTGCTGAAAATTTTGGTGCTATTATGACCTGTACGGACGCCGATGAGAAATGTCCGGTTGTAACCGGTGCAGATATAAGAATTTCAACTCCATACCAAGATCCAAAAATAATGGATGGGACCGCAATACAGGATATAGAATACGATAATCGGTGCAGGCAAATTGCATTGGAATGTCTGTTTGTATTTTCACAGGTAACGTGATGTTTAATGTTTTATCGGGTAGGTATTACCTATTTTACTTAGTGCAAATACTGATTAAAGTGCCTGTTAGGCTTAAAACAGATAATTTTTATTTTTTTTCAATATCCCCGAAGGATTTTTTCATTTTGTGCGTCTAATACTTAAAGACTAAGAAATTGAAAACAGATGCAGAACTTATTGCCGGATTAAAAAGCAACGATCGGAGATTGTATGCTGAATTCGTTGGTGCATTCGCATCGCGTGTATACAATGTAGCTTTTAATATTCTGCACCGGAAAGAAGATGCGGAAGAAGTAGCACAGGATGTATTCATTAAAGTATTTCAATCCATTGATTCTTTTGATGGCTCCTGTACATTAAAAACGTGGATGTACCGTATTACAGTAAACAAATCGCTTGATGCGCTTCGTGCAAAAAAACGAAAAACACCCTGGTCCGTTTTCGTGCATTTATTTACCGGAGAAGGAGAGGGAAACAAGGCTATTGTTGCTGTTGAGCCTGTACATCCCGGTATTCAATTAGAACAGAAAGAAGAAGCCGAAATTCTTTTATCTGTGATTGAAAAATTACCTGAACGGCAAAAAGCAGTTTTTGTACTCTATCAATTTGAAGACATGAGTTACAAAGAAATTGCTTCCACATTGGAGATAAGCGTTTCGGCCGTAGATTCTTTAATGAGCAGAGCAAAAAAACAATTACGTGAACAATTAAATTCCCTGATGTATGGATCCATTAGATGACTTATTAAAAAACGCGCAGCACTTCAAAAACCATCCTTTACCGGAACGTTTCGAAGAAACTGTTTTAAATAACTGGTTTGATGAAACGCCTGAACATAACAAAGGCTATTCGGTATGGATGTTCGCGCTTGCGGCCTGTTTAACCGCGTTTACCTGCATCAATATTCTTTCCCTGAATGCGTTGAAAAACAGTGCAGCAGCTTCGGTTGAAATTTCGGCCAGCGAAACGTCTTTAGAAGAAGATTTTGCAAATGCGTATGGATTGAATGACAACACAAGCTATTATTCCTTAAATGAGTAATCACATTAAATTAAGTACTGGTATGAATAATTTATTAAACAACAAATGGGCATGGGCGGTAGTGATCCTGGTTATCATAAATTTCGCCTCAATAGGAGTTATGTGGGCAACGCTTTGCAGAAGCGGCCATCATATGAGACCAGATCACATGCAGCACATGGGGTATCATTCCGGAGGCCCTATGAATAAAGGTGAAAGAGAAGATCATGGAAACAGAGATTTTCTTGCACAGGCATTGAATTTAACACCGGAACAAAAAGTGGCCTTTAAAAAATTAAAGGAAGAACATTTTAAAGCCATGGAAAGTAACAGGAAAGAAATAGGCGCGCTTCGTAAAGAGGTTATCGAACACCTCGGAAAACCGGAATCAGAAGTTGAACCGACCTTTCAGAAAATAGGTGCATTGGAAATAAAAAATCAGGAAGAGGCATTTAAACATTTTAGTGAAATGTATGCATTGTGTACCGATTCTCAAAAAGTGCTTTTAAAAGAAAAACTTTCCAACGTAATGAATCATCCAAGGCCGGGGAACGGAGCATCTAAAAACAACAGGATGTATGGACATAAAAAAGGTATGCACGGAAAACAATTCAGGCAGTGTAAACAACATACATGCACACCACCTGATGGTGAGCATGAAAAAGCTAACAAGTAATTAAATATAATGTATTTGGTTCAAAGCAAAGATCCCGCTTAAAGGCGGGATCTTTGCTTTTATAACTATTTAATTATTAATAATTTGTATTTTTTGTGGTGGTAAGAAATCCGTAATTACTTCAAATTATCTTCAGATTTGAGCGGTATTGAAGTTACTTTGTAAGGTTATCATAAGTTAACAGCCGAAGAATAGTATTCAGACCGGTGTCTTTCCAGCTATTGAAAAATAAAGACTACTAAATTGATAGAGATAGTATAAATATGAAAAAACCAGACAAATTATTGAATACAAAGTTATGGATCGCATTGTTATTTATTACGGGAATTCAATGGGCGGCATATTCGCAAACAACATTAAAAGGTATTGTTACAGATGAAATTACAAAAGAAACAATTATAGGTGCAATTGTTCAGGTGAAAGGTACCAGTGTTGGTACTGCTACCGACGTGGATGGTTATTATGAAGTACGGGTAGATTCATTTCCATGTAAAATTGTTGTCTCATACATTGGTTATGTTACCAGGCAGATAGATGTGAACGCTGCTGCTACAGAGCTTAACATCACATTAACATTGAAAACCGACGAATCAGAAATTGTTATTGTTGGTTATGATACGCAGCGCAAGGAAGATGTTGTTGGATCAATTGTGAAGATTGATCCGGAAGAAACAAAAAATATTCCGGTTGCGAGTTTTGATGCACAGCTGCAGGGTAAAGCTGCCGGGGTGCAGGTGAACTCGCAGAACGGTATTCCCGGAGATGCAGTAGTAGTGCGTATTCGTGGAGCATCAACCATTAATGCAAGTGCGGATCCGCTATACATTATTGATGGGGTTTTTATCAATAATGAAAGTATGTCGACCGTTGATCTTGGCGGTAAAGCTACATCTCCGTTAGCAGATATAAACCCTGCGGATATTGAAAATATTGAAGTGCTGAAAGATGCCAGCGCCACTGCAATCTATGGTTCAAGGGGTGCTAATGGTGTTGTGATTGTTACTACCAAAAGAGGTAATTATGAACAGAAACCAACATTAACATTTACTACAACGCAGGGTGCAGCCTGGGCGGATAAAAGCAGATTGTGGAAACAGACTACCGGCCCTGAACATGCGACACTTGTAAACGAAGCATGGATCAATTCTGGTGTTGACAATCCATCCTTAAATCAGAATTATGCCAACAGACCGTTCAGGCCTGTAAGCGAAGGAGGACGCGGTAATCCGGAAGACCAGCAGACATATGACCGTATCAGTGATTTATTCCGTACGGGTTATTTACAGCAATATGACCTGGGCTTACAAGGCGGCGGTAAAAACAATAAATATTATTTCGGTGCAAGCTATAATAAGCAGGAAGCAAATATTCGTCCGGTGTTTTATGAGCGTGCAAGTTTTAAAGCAAATATTGATTCAAAAATCAGTGAACGTATTTCGTTTGGTGTAAGTAATACGTTATCGTATTCGTTCAGAAACCAGACACGTGCAGGTACCGGAACCGGTACAGGTATTTTTCAGTCTGCCTTACACACACCAACGTATCAGCCAAAAAACAATCCTGATGGGACACCGTCAAGACAATCTCCTTTTGACAATCTCGATATTTTATTAAGTGATGTATTTATCCGAACAGCGAGTTTACGTTATATAGGCAATAGCTACGCGACATTTGATTTATTGAAAAATAAGGATCTTAAATTCAGAACAAGCTTCAGTTTAGATTATAACCTGTATGATGAATCTGAATACAATACGTCAAGAACGCTGAAAGGAGCCGCTACAAGAGGCTTTGGCCTGTCTAACATTTCTCAGAATACAACCTGGATCAATGAACAGACAATTACATACCGTAAGTCTATTCGCAACAAACACACCCTTGGTGTATTGGTAGGTAATACCTTACAGAGTAATACACTTAAAGGAACCTATACAACCGGTACCGGTTTCCCAAACAATACCTATACACAGATTTCATCTGCCAGTGTGCGGAACGCAAATCAGGAGTGGACAAAGTCAACGCTTGCTTCCTTTTTCTCCCGTGTAGATTACAACTACAAACATAAGTATTATGTAGAGGCTTCTATACGTGCCGATGGTTCTTCTAAGTTTGGTGAAAACAACCGTTGGGGATATTTTCCTTCAGTAGGCGCATCCTGGAGAATTAAGCAGGAAAACTTTATGCAGAATGTTAAACCTGTATCGGATCTTAAAGTCAGAACAAGTTATGGTATTCTGGGAAATCAGAATGGGATCAACAACTTTGCTGCACAAGGTTTATGGACAGGTGGTGCAAACTATCCGAATACACCGGGAACAGCAGATCAGCCGGGAACAACGCCCCTTCAGTTAGCAAATAAAAATCTGCGTTGGGAAAAAACACAGCAGCTGGATTTTGG
It encodes the following:
- a CDS encoding efflux RND transporter permease subunit, with the translated sequence MFSIFINRPVLSIVISLIIVFLGVLSLVQLPVTQYPDIAPPVVAVTTKYTGASAEVCAKAVVTPLERAINGVAGMSYMTSVSGNDGTSIIQVYFQAGVDPDLASVNVQNRVTAVLEEMPEEVIKSGIIIEKEVNSMLMYLNILSSDSTIDEKFLYNFADINILAELKRINGVGFADIMGQREYSMRIWLRPDRMTVYDVSAADVIHSLREQNVEAAPGKIGESSGRKSQSLQYVIRYTGKFTKKEQYENIAIKASANGQILRLKDIAEIEFGSLDYDVLSKENGRPSAAIILKQRPGSNASEVIENIKSKMAELKATSFPPGMEYTISYDVSRFLDASIHEVIKTLIEAFILVAIVVFIFLQDFRSTIIPIIAVPVSLIGTFFFMDMLGFSINLLTLFALVLAIGIVVDDAIVVVEAVHVKMEKFHMNAREATHASMKEISGAIIAITLVMSAVFIPVAFMTGPVGVFYRQFSITMAIAIVISGVNALTLTPALSALLLKSHHGQKKKNNILTKSFYIFNKGFYNVTFKYQHLLTLVVNRKIVTFGLLLFFLIGIKGLSVVLPTGFIPTEDQGTIYASVTTPSGATLERTESVVDAIDRITRGLDGVESVSTMAGFNVMTDGSGATFGMAMVNLKPWEERKSSVDEIIDSLTIKTKYLKDASIQFFPPPAVPGYGNASGFEFRIQDRSGTGDLQKLQQVTDKFITELNKCKQIDEAFTSFDASFPQYLVKIDYDKAAQKDVTVNNAMDNLQSLIGSYYATNFIRFGQMYKVMVQALPKYRAQPQDILKLYVKNNKGEMVPYSAFITVERIYGPEQLTRHNMFTAAMINGEPAPGYSSGEAIVAINETAEKFLPKGYTFEWSGMTRDEILSGNQVTVIFIVCLIFVYLILAAQYESFILPFAVILSLPTGIFGAYLLLYLLGLQNNIYAQVALVMLIGLLGKNAILIIEFALLKQKEGKTPYEAAIEGAAARFRPILMTSFAFVAGLIPLMIASGAGAIGNRTIGTAGAGGMFIGTILGLVIIPGLYVVFATLDQRFSTKKDQQLNLNV
- a CDS encoding TolC family protein; its protein translation is MKRLNLFIYLVLAGLLYTNCVSTKQTPQAAMAPLPSTFAVIPDSLKMASAGDSTAAKQKEDSSTVAAINWREYFKDSTLIGLIDTALKNNLDIQVAYQRILVARANVKRTKGASAPFISGAVSAGQQNYGDYTQEGVGNYDTNFSPNVTDEQHMSPDLRDLYLRLETSWEVDAWGKLKNKRRAAKAKYLASVEGKNWVVTNMIAEIATTFYELLALDYELSIINETIILQTNQLSIVETQKEAGRANELAVKQFEAQVLHSKGLQIEISQRIVEAENRINYLLGRFPQPIERDVNHFILTSPQQISVGIPSNLLSNRPDIKQAEYELKASKANVKAAKAAFYPSLTITGALGFRSFNPNYFITPQALVNNIFGGLVAPLVNQSAIKASFRTAKAEQVEAMYNYQKAILNGYIEVYNQMVYINNLNRIYDLKDQEVAVLTTSIETASELFLTGRATYLEIIITRSAALQSRLELINIKKRQFNSVVNIYKALGGGWK
- a CDS encoding ArsR/SmtB family transcription factor, with the protein product MGASKTENFTARQNMLANMAKALGHPARIAIIEYLLKVNTCICGDIVNELPLAQATVSQHLKELKNAGIIKGSIEGTAICYCVDEKALKVLQTFFINISIKLQKKNNSCC
- a CDS encoding DUF6428 family protein gives rise to the protein MKLSEIKKHLKNMTSVSFELEDGMRVPEHFHITEVGVSTKDFIDCGGTVRHEKAVNFQLWQATDFEHRLLPDKLLDIITLSEKVLGIEDLDVEVEYQLNTIGKYGIAVNGNKFILTSKHTACLAGNVCGIPEDKQNIPSAAVNTVSKGSCTPGGGCC
- a CDS encoding protein-tyrosine-phosphatase, encoding MYPSVKSFCESIIKDFVYIPDERKVILTKISSYVKNQLTDKKSVRLIYICTHNSRRSHLGQVWAAVAARYYNVKNVHIFSGGTEVTAFNSNAINALKRLGFQIEKLSSGNNPLYQVSYSGEEYVNCFSKVYADAGNPAENFGAIMTCTDADEKCPVVTGADIRISTPYQDPKIMDGTAIQDIEYDNRCRQIALECLFVFSQVT
- a CDS encoding RNA polymerase sigma factor, encoding MKTDAELIAGLKSNDRRLYAEFVGAFASRVYNVAFNILHRKEDAEEVAQDVFIKVFQSIDSFDGSCTLKTWMYRITVNKSLDALRAKKRKTPWSVFVHLFTGEGEGNKAIVAVEPVHPGIQLEQKEEAEILLSVIEKLPERQKAVFVLYQFEDMSYKEIASTLEISVSAVDSLMSRAKKQLREQLNSLMYGSIR
- a CDS encoding Spy/CpxP family protein refolding chaperone — encoded protein: MNNLLNNKWAWAVVILVIINFASIGVMWATLCRSGHHMRPDHMQHMGYHSGGPMNKGEREDHGNRDFLAQALNLTPEQKVAFKKLKEEHFKAMESNRKEIGALRKEVIEHLGKPESEVEPTFQKIGALEIKNQEEAFKHFSEMYALCTDSQKVLLKEKLSNVMNHPRPGNGASKNNRMYGHKKGMHGKQFRQCKQHTCTPPDGEHEKANK
- a CDS encoding SusC/RagA family TonB-linked outer membrane protein — protein: MKKPDKLLNTKLWIALLFITGIQWAAYSQTTLKGIVTDEITKETIIGAIVQVKGTSVGTATDVDGYYEVRVDSFPCKIVVSYIGYVTRQIDVNAAATELNITLTLKTDESEIVIVGYDTQRKEDVVGSIVKIDPEETKNIPVASFDAQLQGKAAGVQVNSQNGIPGDAVVVRIRGASTINASADPLYIIDGVFINNESMSTVDLGGKATSPLADINPADIENIEVLKDASATAIYGSRGANGVVIVTTKRGNYEQKPTLTFTTTQGAAWADKSRLWKQTTGPEHATLVNEAWINSGVDNPSLNQNYANRPFRPVSEGGRGNPEDQQTYDRISDLFRTGYLQQYDLGLQGGGKNNKYYFGASYNKQEANIRPVFYERASFKANIDSKISERISFGVSNTLSYSFRNQTRAGTGTGTGIFQSALHTPTYQPKNNPDGTPSRQSPFDNLDILLSDVFIRTASLRYIGNSYATFDLLKNKDLKFRTSFSLDYNLYDESEYNTSRTLKGAATRGFGLSNISQNTTWINEQTITYRKSIRNKHTLGVLVGNTLQSNTLKGTYTTGTGFPNNTYTQISSASVRNANQEWTKSTLASFFSRVDYNYKHKYYVEASIRADGSSKFGENNRWGYFPSVGASWRIKQENFMQNVKPVSDLKVRTSYGILGNQNGINNFAAQGLWTGGANYPNTPGTADQPGTTPLQLANKNLRWEKTQQLDFGIDIAFFNNRIALTTDFYYKRTTDLLLPTQVPATTGFTTYLTNSGEISNKGIEIAIQTQNIKSKKFSWNTSFNFTRNVNKVEKLENPYVYGSRDMVRNEEGYALYSFWMYNQLYVDKQTGQAVFEDVNGDGQITVADRKIMGNANPKFFGGLTNTFKYAGFDLNVFFVYQYGNKVVSFDRILNEGGGTKDNNRGIFEYNMNRWQKPGDDTDVPRVTSVGNNYGIEQNSRFLEDGSFIRLKTLTLGYTVPVDFTKKYSVQSVRFFVTGTNLLLFTKYKGPDPEAVHTSEQNARGIDVGTPPQPVSVQGGLTITL